CAGGGCGTCCCAGTAGTAGTCGACCTCGGCTTGATCGGCGCACGGGATCTGCAGCGAGATCGCCTCGGAGAAGGTGAAGTGCGGCCCGCCGTTCAACCCGACGAAGCTCGCCCCATCCAGGCTGAACTCGACCACCATCACCGCCCCCGGCTCGTTGCTCGGGGTGCCCCCGGACGGGGCGCGAACGACGTTGGTAACGCCGGAGTTCGGAAAGATCTTGATGTAGAACGCGGCCGCCTCCTCGGCGTTGCCGTCGAACCACAGGCACGGGGTTATCCGAGG
This genomic window from Sporichthyaceae bacterium contains:
- a CDS encoding VOC family protein; its protein translation is MPRITPCLWFDGNAEEAAAFYIKIFPNSGVTNVVRAPSGGTPSNEPGAVMVVEFSLDGASFVGLNGGPHFTFSEAISLQIPCADQAEVDYYWDALVDGGEPGPCGWLKDRFGLSWQVFPTRLMELNSDPDPERANRSMQAMMTMQKIDLAAIEAAVAGG